One Carassius gibelio isolate Cgi1373 ecotype wild population from Czech Republic chromosome B18, carGib1.2-hapl.c, whole genome shotgun sequence DNA segment encodes these proteins:
- the LOC127977682 gene encoding zinc finger BED domain-containing protein 4-like, translated as MQGLMGRPALKLMQEVDTRWNSTYDMLQRLYEQREPVGAALSNLNSDTAPLTSFEYNIIQESLSLLQPFKLATTELSEEQRVSASKLIPLYRMLQHKLSQKKGQSAQESTAQLGTHLQEGLHSRCGGYESFRALALATLLDPRFKNVGFGNPAKAQEAEKQITLECASLMRSNTATPEPQSTSDPSSSSSTTTSTTETQDSLWELFDSRIHETQAIHSATADATVEVKKYLKDAFLPRTHDPLSYWKERAVIFPHLYVLAKKYLCMPATSVPCERIFSKAGEIISKKRSRLSPSTAEQLIFLNKNLKKKKKKLDHCGFICFIHFS; from the exons ATGCAGGGCTTGATGGGCAGACCAGCTCTGAAACTGATgcaggaggtggacacaagatgGAACAGCACTTACGACATGTTGCAGCGCTTGTATGAGCAACGAGAGCCAGTGGGTGCAGCGCTATCAAATTTAAACAGTGATACGGCTCCGCTGACAAGTTTTGAGTATAACATTATACAAGAATCATTGTCACTACTGCAGCCTTTCAAACTCGCAACGACAGAGTTGTCAGAGGAACAGAGAGTGTCTGCTTCAAAGCTCATACCACTTTACAGGATGTTGCAGCACAAGCTATCGCAGAAAAAAGGCCAATCAGCACAGGAATCAACTGCACAATTAG GCACACACCTGCAAGAAGGTCTGCACTCAAGATGTGGTGGGTACGAGTCATTCAGAGCCTTGGCTCTGGCTACACTGCTGGACCCAAGGTTCAAAAATGTGGGTTTTGGAAATCCTGCCAAAGCCCAGGAGGCTGAAAAGCAGATCACACTGGAGTGTGCTTCGCTGATGCGTTCAAACACAGCAACTCCTG AGCCACAGTCAACATCAgacccatcatcatcatcatcaacaacaacatcaacaacagaaaCCCAGGACAGTTTATGGGAACTTTTTGATAGTCGTATCCATGAAACCCAGGCGATACACAGTGCCACAGCAGATGCCACAGTAGAAGTTAAAAAGTacctaaaagatgcatttttgccAAGAACCCATGATCCACTAAGTTACTGGAAAGAGAGAGCTGtgatttttcctcatttgtatgtcCTTGCTAAAAAATATCTATGCATGCCAGCAACAAGTGTCCCTTGTGAGAGGATTTTTTCTAAGGCTGGAGAAattatcagtaaaaaaagaaGTAGGCTAAGCCCTTCCACAGcagagcaattaatatttttgaataaaaatcttaaaaaaaaaaaaaaaaaattagaccattgtggatttatttgttttattcatttttcatga